The Saccharolobus shibatae B12 genomic interval TCTCTCTTTATTTTAGCTAATTTAACGCCATTCCTCTCCAATTGCGGTTTAAACATATTAACTATTAAATATTCAATCTCCTCCTCCTTTCTTGAAATATCAGTAAGGAATTTTAGTACTTGATCTTCTAAGCTCATACTATAATATCATACTCCCCCTTATTAAAAATAATTTCTCAAAATACAATTGCACACAGTTGCACATAACAGTACATAAAAATACATATAGTCTTTTTAAGTAAAAATTAAAATATTATCTTATGAAAACCCTTTTAGTACCGCTAACAACTTTTATGATGCTTGACGTTATAACTACAGCACTGGGATTATCTAGGGGACTTATGGAAAGTAATCCAATAATAAACGCGTTATATTCATCACTACCATTTCCGATTTTCATTGTGGTATTCCTTCTAATAAAGGTTAGTGTTTTAGGTTTAATATACGTTCTTTATAAATATGCTAAACTCGATTTAGTGCTCATTCTTGGGATAGGTATTTCTCTGATAGTCTTCATTAACAACATCCTTCTCATCTCTTAATAAATTATTTATGTAGGTTAACAATATATACACTGCAATTAGGTTCATCATTAGGAACATTATTATACCTACATACTCTAGTTCTTGAGGAGTATATACAGCAGTATAAAGCGATGGACTTATCATTAATATTAATGAAAGTATACTATCTCCTATCATCCATAGGGCTAAAAGAAGAACCTTAAAGTTTCTGCTAAGTTCCTTTAGAGAAGAACCTATCATTAGACCTCCAATTAATAAGGATATCTCCTCAATCACTCGTATGGATAAGATTTCAGTTCCTAAATTAAAGAAATATGGATAATGCCATAGGAAAGCTGTCGAAGCCCCAACTGTAACAGCTATACTTTTATCCACAATTTTCCTCCTTATGATAAAATATGAAAGAAGAATACCAGCCCCAAAAAGTGAATAATGAGCTAACATATAGGGTATCGGATTAACAAACATGTACTCCTCTGTAAATGGATTAACAGAAACCACGATAAGAAAGGTACAGAAAATAAGAACTGCTATAAAAAAATAATTATTCACTTTTTCACCTTATACGAAGAGATGAAGGTAGAACGTACTGAATACTACGACCCATATGGCATCTACAAAGTGCCAATAGTACGTTGCCGCGACTGAACCACCATAGGGTGTCACTCCCTTATAAGCCCTTAATAGCACAAATGCCCATACTACCAATCCCATGATTACGTGGAATCCGTGTAAACTTACTGTGCTAAAGAAAAACGCTGTAAACGCTGATTGTTGTGGGGTAAAGTGTATTACATGCGTAAACTCGTAAACTTGTCCCATTAAGAACGTGAATCCCATTACCGCAGTTAGTATCCCTAGAGCCTTAAACATCTTCATATTTCCTTTCTTAAATTCTTCATATGCTAAATGTGCTGGTATGGAACTTGAAAGCAGTATAACTGTCATTATTACTGGCAACGGGAAGTACTCAACTCTTAATGGCGGTACATTTGCGTATGCTATCGGATTAGTAATTGGACTCGCCACAAACATATATCCTCCTATAAAGGATCCGAATAGGCATATCTCAGCTAATATAAACCATAATACTGCAGACCTAGCATCCCTCATTATGATAGTTCCTAATGATGGTGTTAAAGCGATTCCATTATTTACACTACCAGCGGATACTGGTGAACCTCCGTCAAGTTGCATTGATGGAGGTATTTGTTTAAACCATTGATCATATGCCCAATATATTCCAGTGCTCATAAATATTAGTACTAATAGTATACCAATTGGTATTAAGTTGATGAACATAAACATGAAACCCAAAGGTATAAACGATAGCATAATTCCCAGAATACTATAGTAGGGGAAACTAATCCCGTGATATTCCTCATCAAAACTACCATCTAATGACTTACCAAAACTTAATGGTAATTTTACTGGTTTAATGTAGAAATCTGGTAAACCTATCTGTACGGCGTTCCAAGGATCTATTGTCTCTACAACCTTACCCTTTATCCATGAGTATAACAAATCCCCAAATGCCATTATTAACCCTATCCCCATTAACACTCCTCCAACATCAATCATTTGCTGAAATGGAATGTATATTGGTGATGGAACTGCAGCGTATCTTCTAGGCATTCCTAGGACCCCATCAATAACCATGCCAGTAGCTATTAGGAATGCACCAGCTACTATCATTATAGTTCCGCTTTTCACTATATCCTCGTGGTACCACTTACCAGTAAAGTAAGGGAAATAATAAATCAAACCAGCTAATAACGCAAATAGTATTGCAAATACCATATAATGGAAATGTCCTACTACTAAATAGGTACCATTAAATGCATAATCTAGTGGTACTAATGGAAAGAACACTCCAGTGATTCCTCCAACCAAAAATATGGCTATAAATGATATTACTAAAATTGCGGGTGCCTTATATTTTATCTCTCCACCATATAAAGTCGCAGTCCAGTTGAATACCTTTACTCCAGAAGGCACTGCAATTGCCATTGTTGTTGCAGATGACACTATTTGTGCTACTGTATTATCAATAGCTGTGAACATGTGGTGCATCCATACTCCTAGTACGCTTAGAAATGCTATGGCCATTGACGATAGTGCCAATGCTTTGTAACCGTAAATTTGCCTACCGACCATTCTAGGCAAGATCTCACCAACTAGCCCCATTGCAGGTAACATTAATATGTACACCTCGGGATGTCCAAAGAACCAGAACAAGTTTTGCCATAATACTGGACTTCCACCTAAAGCCTGATCAAAGAACGGTAAATTCCACAATCTTTCCAGATAGGCGAAAACTAATCCTGCAGTTAATGGAGGCATTGCGACCACTAATAATATCGCAGTGGCGAAGAATGACCACGTAAATAAGGACATCTTAAAGTACGGTATTTTCTTCAGTTTTATAATAGTCATAAGGAAATTAACTCCTGTTAGCGTTGATGAAATACCTGATAATATAAGGGCAATCTCGACTAACGTTACACCTAACCCATAATTCACTGATGTCTCAACAGAAAGAGGAGCGTACATATACCAACCTGTATTGACAGGCCCGAACCAAGGGGCTATGAGCGCTAAGAAAACTGCGGGAACTAAAATCCAAAAGGATAGCGCATTAATTCTAGGCCAGTATAAATCATGAGCGCCAATCATCCTAGGTATTAGGTAATTTGCGAATCCCACTGAAATGGGCATTACCATGAAGAATATCATGAAGATACCATGTAGTGATACAGCGTTATAATAATCTACAGCACTTAAGGTTTGATAAGTTAGTTGATATCTGATAAGTGCTGCGTTTACCGCACCTGCTAATAGTGCAATTATACCCAGTGTTATATACATTTGTCCAATATCACTTGCACTTGTTGTGTATAATGCTACTTTTAAAACTCTTTTTATGTTCATCATAATAAGTGTTAAAATTTTATTTTTTAAATCTTTCTATTAAAAGCCAACTAACCTAATCAATATAGAGTTACTTAGATTATTAAATAAAAAACATATGTTTCTTATCTACCTAACTTGTTGTAGCATAAGGAGTAGTCACGTTTGATGAAACAATAACTACCGCCCACATTCCACTTTCAGCGTGTCCTAAGATACCACAAACCAACATGTACATGCCGGCATTTAATGGTCCCCACAATCCACTAACCTTTTGCCCACTTGAAATTCCGGCAGTTTCGTAATTGCTGATAGTGGCGCCAACGATATATAATATTTTGCCGAACTGCTCAACATCCGCGTTGTTAGGTGTTGCGGTAGTGTTTTGTAAAAGTGCCAGGTTATGAGGTAGAGATTGTTCGTTTATATAATTCACGTAAACTGACCATCCTGCAGGGATATAAATTTTCAGTTGTCCATTGCTAGTACCATTAAAATTGAAAGTTGGTCCACTCGTTAAAACGGCAATTGTTAAAAATACTGTTTTATTTGTAGAGTCATATTTTAGTGGAATTTGGCTTGAAGTTGAAGTGGAGGTACTAGTAGCTGTAGGAGTAGGCGCTGAGAGTATTTGATATTCATAATAGGCATACACTGAAACTCCTACTGCTATTATTGCAACTAGGATTCCAACGATTACGGGCAGAATAGAGGACTGTGCTTTCATATGCTAAATTCTTGTAACTAAGATTTATAAATTTATTACCTTATGTAGAGTATCATAATCATATTCTATATTAAAGAATGTAAACATAAGTTAATAATGTTATATGATAAAACTTAAATACCTTATTAAGGTATATTAGAGTGATGAACAGAAGGACATTCTTGAGACTATATTTAATAGTAGGAGCTGCAGTTGCAATAGCCCCTTTAATAAAGCCATTAGCGGATTACGTAGGATACTTCTACAATGAATTAGGTACCATGTCAAAGCAATACTTAGTGGCAAATAATACTGATGGATTAGCTGGATTTCCAAAATATAAGATAGCTAATATTAAAGATATACAGCAACAGTTAAGTTCTGGATGTCCAGTCTACTTCTTCGCTTATCCATTAACCAATGAACCTTGTTTCCTAGTTGACTTGCAAGTGCTTTTAGGTCAATCAGTTCCAGAAATACCAAATCCATACTATGGGCAATATGCGGGTCCACTAGGGCAAATAAAGACCATAAATGGTGTAGGTCCAAATAACTCCATTTACGCGTTCTCTGATGTTTGTGTGCATCTGGGTTGCCAACTCCCTGCACAAGTTCTAGTAACTTCTGAAAATAATCCAGGTTTGGATATTCAAAATTCAGTCCTTCATTGCCCATGCCACGGTTCCTTGTACTTGCTAGCCAAGGGTGGTGTAGTTATTGGGGGACC includes:
- a CDS encoding sulfocyanin → MKAQSSILPVIVGILVAIIAVGVSVYAYYEYQILSAPTPTATSTSTSTSSQIPLKYDSTNKTVFLTIAVLTSGPTFNFNGTSNGQLKIYIPAGWSVYVNYINEQSLPHNLALLQNTTATPNNADVEQFGKILYIVGATISNYETAGISSGQKVSGLWGPLNAGMYMLVCGILGHAESGMWAVVIVSSNVTTPYATTS
- a CDS encoding Rieske 2Fe-2S domain-containing protein; this translates as MMNRRTFLRLYLIVGAAVAIAPLIKPLADYVGYFYNELGTMSKQYLVANNTDGLAGFPKYKIANIKDIQQQLSSGCPVYFFAYPLTNEPCFLVDLQVLLGQSVPEIPNPYYGQYAGPLGQIKTINGVGPNNSIYAFSDVCVHLGCQLPAQVLVTSENNPGLDIQNSVLHCPCHGSLYLLAKGGVVIGGPAPRPLPIILLEYDQSSGDIYAVGTNAPYFSASIPRTTPSDNLLYDPRYDYSVPSNPSCSKGG
- a CDS encoding cbb3-type cytochrome c oxidase subunit I, which encodes MNIKRVLKVALYTTSASDIGQMYITLGIIALLAGAVNAALIRYQLTYQTLSAVDYYNAVSLHGIFMIFFMVMPISVGFANYLIPRMIGAHDLYWPRINALSFWILVPAVFLALIAPWFGPVNTGWYMYAPLSVETSVNYGLGVTLVEIALILSGISSTLTGVNFLMTIIKLKKIPYFKMSLFTWSFFATAILLVVAMPPLTAGLVFAYLERLWNLPFFDQALGGSPVLWQNLFWFFGHPEVYILMLPAMGLVGEILPRMVGRQIYGYKALALSSMAIAFLSVLGVWMHHMFTAIDNTVAQIVSSATTMAIAVPSGVKVFNWTATLYGGEIKYKAPAILVISFIAIFLVGGITGVFFPLVPLDYAFNGTYLVVGHFHYMVFAILFALLAGLIYYFPYFTGKWYHEDIVKSGTIMIVAGAFLIATGMVIDGVLGMPRRYAAVPSPIYIPFQQMIDVGGVLMGIGLIMAFGDLLYSWIKGKVVETIDPWNAVQIGLPDFYIKPVKLPLSFGKSLDGSFDEEYHGISFPYYSILGIMLSFIPLGFMFMFINLIPIGILLVLIFMSTGIYWAYDQWFKQIPPSMQLDGGSPVSAGSVNNGIALTPSLGTIIMRDARSAVLWFILAEICLFGSFIGGYMFVASPITNPIAYANVPPLRVEYFPLPVIMTVILLSSSIPAHLAYEEFKKGNMKMFKALGILTAVMGFTFLMGQVYEFTHVIHFTPQQSAFTAFFFSTVSLHGFHVIMGLVVWAFVLLRAYKGVTPYGGSVAATYYWHFVDAIWVVVFSTFYLHLFV
- a CDS encoding DUF1404 domain-containing protein, which codes for MNNYFFIAVLIFCTFLIVVSVNPFTEEYMFVNPIPYMLAHYSLFGAGILLSYFIIRRKIVDKSIAVTVGASTAFLWHYPYFFNLGTEILSIRVIEEISLLIGGLMIGSSLKELSRNFKVLLLALWMIGDSILSLILMISPSLYTAVYTPQELEYVGIIMFLMMNLIAVYILLTYINNLLRDEKDVVNEDYQRNTYPKNEH